The following proteins are co-located in the Scylla paramamosain isolate STU-SP2022 chromosome 37, ASM3559412v1, whole genome shotgun sequence genome:
- the LOC135091338 gene encoding LOW QUALITY PROTEIN: choline/ethanolamine kinase-like (The sequence of the model RefSeq protein was modified relative to this genomic sequence to represent the inferred CDS: deleted 1 base in 1 codon) — protein sequence MPSEITCEMRDRAYRICRDYLHGAWKLITPHEMVIKQISGGLSNLLYYCALPASNPPKATEPSEVLLRIYGQVHGEDALESVLAESVIFALLSERRLGPRLYGVFPGGRLEQFIPARPLFTQELADPDLSAIIATKMANIHALNVPISKEPCWIWNTMERWLRTSQGFLSQKPQLSGEQDSSMVERLQKIDYRGEMEFLRQVVAKVQSPVVFAHNDMQEGNILLKTGPKPATGNDRIALIDFEYCSYNYRGFDLANHFCEWVYEYKLPVHPYFTVDCDNYPSRQKQVDFIRTYLDAYERSRRGKPAATQGQATAMSNGIEEPMASLHHNGSSEPHPLQLAPAPSSPPSHPAEETLLQEVAAFTPASHLFWALWSIVQSQVSTIPFGYMEYAVTRMDHYFEDKAKLRLDQLTKRKSDAITEEG from the exons CGGCGGCTTGTCTAACCTGCTGTACTACTGTGCCCTGCCCGCCTCCAACCCCCCCAAGGCCACTGAGCCCTCTGAGGTGCTGCTCAGGATCTacggacag GTTCATGGGGAGGATGCACTGGAGTCTGTGCTAGCGGAGAGTGTAATCTTTGCTCTGCTGTCTGAGCGTCGCCTTGGTCCCCGGCTGTATGGCGTGTTTCCCGGCGGCAGGCTGGAGCAGTTCATTCCA GCCCGTCCACTCTTCACGCAGGAGCTGGCAGACCCAGACCTCTCGGCCATCATTGCCACCAAGATGGCCAACATTCACGCCCTCAATGTGCCCATCAGCAAGGAGCCCTGCTGGATCTGGAACACCATGGAGAG GTGGCTGCGAACCAGCCAGGGGTTCCTAAGCCAGAAGCCACAGCTCAGTGGAGAGCAGGACAGCAGCATGGTGGAGCGCCTGCAGAAGATTGACTACCGTGGTGAGATGGAGTTCCTGAGGCAGGTGGTGGCCAAGGTGCAGTCCCCCGTTGTGTTTGCCCACAATGACATGCAGGAGGGTAACATTCTCCTCAAGACCGGGCCCAAGCCAGCCACAGGAAATGACCGCATTGCTCTCATTGACTTTGAGTATTGCTCCTACAACTACCGCGGATTTGACCTGGCCAACCACTTCTGTGAGTGGGTGTATGAGTACAAGCTTCCCGTGCACCCCTACTTCACTGTGGACTGTGACAACTACCCCAGCAGGCAGAAGCAG GTGGACTTCATCCGCACCTACCTGGACGCCTACGAGAGGAGCAGGCGGGGCAAGCCGGCAGCAACACAGGGTCAGGCAACAGCCATGAGTAATGGCATTGAGGAGCCCATGGCCTCTCT GCACCACAACGGGAGCTCTGAGCCACACCCACTGCAGCTGGCACCCGCACCATCCTCACCCCCCAGCCACCCTGCAGAGGAGACACTGCTGCAGGAAGTGGCAGCTTTCACACCCGCCTCACACCTGTTCTGGGCGCTGTGGTCCATTGTGCAGAGCCAGGTGTCCACCATTCCCTTTGGCTACATG GAATACGCAGTGACCCGAATGGACCACTACTTTGAGGACAAGGCAAAGCTGCGTCTCGACCAGCTCACCAAACGCAAGTCTGATGCCATCACAGAGGAGGGCTAG